TGATTGAAAGTGCCGTTGTTGGGGTTAACGAAGGTATCGTTCTCGTTCTCCGCAACAATGAAGTGGCCGTTCGTGCTGATCGAGCCCTGATTGAAGTTCACCAGGCCCGTCGCGTTGTTGCGCGCTGTATAAAAGCGGCCGTTCACCGTGATGGAGCCGCCGTTCATGTTCAGGGTGCCGTTACCGGTGTTCACCCCGATGTATACCCACGCCCCGGCACCCGCATTGCCGGAGTTTACCGTGCCGTTATCGAGGTTCATCACCCCGGTCCCGGCCTGCGAACCGACGATGATGTCGTTGGTCGCCGAGAGTGTCCCGCTCGTGTTCACGTTGAGGAGGCCAGTGCCACCGTCGCCGCCGCCGTCGTCGCCACCGACATAGAGACGCGCACCGCTACCGGTAGGACCGCCCACGTTCAGGCTACCCGTGCCCTGCGCGAAGCCGGTGGAAGCCCCCCCCGTGCCGGAGGTATCTGCGAGGTTGTAGGTACCATTGCCGCCTGCCGTGCCAACGAACATCCAGTTGCCGGAGCCGGTCCGGGCCGTCCCGGCGCGGTGGTCCACGCGGCCGGTCGTTCCATTCGCGTTCCCCACCTTGATATCCCGCGGATGCACCACCGGGCTCGCGGTCAGGACCGGGAAGTTCGTCAGAGTCTGGATCGTTGCGTCGTCGAAATTGTCCCCCGTGGGCTGGCCGTTGGCGATGTTCGGCACACGACCCAAGCTCCAGTTCGCGGCAGTGTTCCAGTCATTGCTCACGCTGCCGTTCCAGAGGTTATCCACGGCGAAGGAAGAGGATCCCAAGACTGTGGTTCCAGCGACAAGCGTGGCAAACCAACGGGAGTTGTACGTGGCCGCCGCCGTCAAGGACGCGCGGGTGATGGGGGTACGGGTCGGTTGATTTTTCATGGGGTTTTTATCGGGTTTCGGGGCCGCAGGGACACGCGAAGCGACGCCGCCTCATAGAGACGACGGTCCGTGTCCGGATATCCGGGGTACGGTTAAGGGAGGATCGAGAAAGGTCTCGACCGAGGGTTCTGGGTTTCTGGGTTCGGGTTGGGTTTCAGAGAAAGGCGGGTAAGACCTCACTCTTCCTTTTCCATATACCAAGGCCGTTTCGGGGGAAAACAACTTTGTTTGCCACCCCCTCCGCTTGTGCAAATCCATGCACATCTTTGCGACATAAAACCCCTTCCCGGAGATATGATAAACCTGTCAGACAGCCGAACGCCTATTCCTTGGCTTATCGGACTTCCCTCTCCGGCACCCCGCAACCCCATGAGTAGGTTTCCGACACCGCACTTTTAATGTTACGTGATTCTACGTAAATTATCGGAAATCCACCTTCACGGGTCCAAAATGGACACGAAAAAGCCCCGGCCGCCTCTCGGCAGCCGGGGCTACAAGTTCACCACAAATCAAGGTGTCACCTGCACCCGCAGGAAGCCGCGGCTCGGCAGCCCGTTCGAGCCGCTCAAGCTGAAGGTCCGGTATTCATAACCCGTCGGAGCCGGATCCAAACCCGTCGTGACCGGACTCACCACGCTCACACCGGTGGTGAAGTCCGCCAAGTCCGTGCTGCCCTGCACCGTGTAGGTAACTCCGCCCGAGGTCGCCGTCGGCGATGGCGATCCTCCGAAAGCCGGGGTCCCGGTCCTTACCGCGATCGTTAGCAGCAGCTCCGGCTCGGTGCCGGTATCGCCGCTATCGGCGCGCAGCGAGAACACCTTCGGCCCGTCGGCCGGATCCGCCGGATTCCCGCCCAGCGCGAATTCCAGCGAGTTGGCGGTACCATCTCCATCCGGGTCGGAGGTAGGAGCCAAGATTGCGGGATCGCCATTTGCATCCGGGAAGGCGGCTTCGATGAAGGTGTCGTAAGCCGTAGCCGGCCGCGAGATCGCGATCTTGTTCCCCTCGAAATTGTAGCTGATCGAGTAGCCCGCCGGAAGTAGCGGAGCCGGGGTGATGGTGCCCGTCAACGTGCCGTAGGTGGCAATCACATACGTTCTGGCGGTGAAGTCTCCCTCGAAGACCAGAGACGCGTTCGCCAGATTGAGATTCCCCGTGACCTCAAGGCTCCCTGCACCGGCCTCGCCCGACTCGATGGTGAGCGTTGAAGCGCCGCTGAAGGTGACCGACTTCGCTACCAATGTTCCGGCTGGCGCACCAGGCCTGAGATCAGCACCCGCAGCGACGGTGACCGCGCTATCGATGAGGACACCGTTTCCGCCCAAGGTGCCTTCGCTGACTAGAGTGGTGCCGGTGTAGGTATTGTAGGAGTTGATATCGAGCCTGCCTGTCCCGGTCTTCACCACACCGCCACCGCCACCACCATCGGTGAGGGACTGGGAAATACCCACGGTGGTTCCTGCAGTTTCGATCTTCAATCCTCCCGCCTCCACATCTGCACTATCGAATGCGGCAATGAAATCAGCTGCATTCGCTGTCGCCACGATTTGAGTACCGTTGAAGTCGACGCTGGAGTTGCCGGCACCCGCGCCGCTGATCAGACCGGTGCGGAGCGTTCCACCGTCCAGATTCAAATTACCCGTGACGGTATTGTTGGTTCCGACGCGGACGATCGGGGCGATCACTTCACCGCCGGTGATCGTCAGAGTGCCGCTGCCGTTGCCGCCCTCACCGGCGAAAAGATCGCCGGTCTGCACGTCGAAGACACCGCCGCTCACGTTCACGGTGCCGTTGGCATTCTCGAAGTTACCGATCGAGACGCCGCCGCCTCCATCCTTCGTCACCGTGCCGCCCTCGATGTTCAGGACGCCGGTACCGCCGCGACCCACCGCGAGCCAGCTCGACATCTTCAGGGTGCCCGCACTAATGGTGTGGATTCCATTGCCGCCACCGCTCTGGCCTACCCAGAAGTCGTTGTTGATCGTGATATCCCCGCCGGTCTGGTTGAAGATCGCGGTGCCGTTGTCAGCGACGATGAAGTTGCCGCCACCGGTCTTGGTGATCGAACCGCCGCTCATGTTTACCGTGCCGTTGCCGCCGTTGCGGCCCACCGCCATCCAGTTGTCCACGGTGATCGCGCCTGCGCTCAGATTCAGGATGCCGGTACTGCCAGCGCCTTGGGATACCCAGAATTCGCCGGTGACATTCAGCAATGCATTGGTGCCGTTGATGGTGGCGGTACCTTTACCGGAATTGATGAACGCGGCATTGCCGTCGCCGCCGAATCCTTCCGTGCCACCGATCGTGAACAAGCGCGCCGCGTTGATCGTGCCGCCGGTCATCGTCAGGGTCGAGGGATTCAAAGCCGCCAGGTTGTTGGAACCGACGACGAACTGAGTGTTTCCGTCCCCCGCGTTCAGAGCATTGTAGGTGCCTCCGGAGATATTGAAGCTACCCGTCGCATTCCCCACGCCCACGAAGGTGCGGGAGCCCAGATGATTGATCGTACCGCCGCTGAGGTTCAGCGTGCCGACGCCGCCGTCGAAGGCTTCGCGCTTGCCGATAAAACTCCAGGCATTGGTATTCAGCGTACCGGCATCCATGTTCACCACGCCGACCGAATTGCTGGCACCGACCGCGAAGTCCGATCCCATGGAAAGGCTACCGGTGGTATTGATGTTCAGCGTCCCGTTGCCGCCTTCCGCCACTTCGTTACCGCCGATGTAAAGGCGGCCGCCAATCGTGAGGCTACCGCTACCGGTGCCAAAGTTGGTAGTGATTCCTCCGGTCGTGCTGGTGTCCGCCAGATTGTAGGTGCCGGTTCCGCCGGCGCGGCCGACGAAGGACCAATTGCCGCCACCGTTTTGGGCGACGCCCGAGCGATGATCGACCCGACCGGTGTTACCGGAGTTGAGACCCACGATGATGTCGCGCGGAGTGGCGGCAATATCGGCTACGATGACCGGGAAATTCGTCAGCGAATTCACCACGGCGTCGTCGAAAGTATCGCCTTCAGGCGCGCCGTTTGCATTCGTCGGCACGCGGTTCAGGCTCCAGTTGTCTGCTTTGTTCCAGTCGTTATCCACGGCGCCGGTCCAGAGGTTGTCCACGGCGAGGGCCAAGGGTGCGCTGAGTACCGTCGCACCTGCCACAAGGGCGGCGAACCAACGGGAATTGTGGGAAGCAGTCGCGGCCAATGCGGCGCGCGTCGTGGGAGTCTTGTATCTTGGGGTTCTCATCGGGTTGTCGGATTTGCGATGCCTGCCCGTACGACGGGCGACACACGCCCGCCTCCCAGATAGGGGAAGCCGGCATGTTCCGCTGCCGCGGGAGGGATCAGGGTCGGGTTCTACGGTTGATGACCTCAACCGGGGTCTGTGGGTCGATGGAGGAGTGGTCAATTCCGCCAGCCCCACCGGTTTCACATATCAAGCTCGTTTCAACCGAAATCTTCCGAGGCAGCGCTCCCCAAAGCCTTGTAGCTCTAGGAAGATCTGCAGCTCCATTAGGCATTTTGCCAGTAGAACATGTTTAAAATGACCAGACTCCCGTGTGCCTCGTTTGCGATCAAACCACCGTTTCAACCCTAGTTGTCATACCACTTCGGAGCGGGCTTGGTTGTAGGGTTCCACCCTCACACCGCTTCTCAGAAGCTTTCGCCTACCTTGCACCTCATTGTGTCATAAAACCGGATCGTCCCCTCAAAAAGAGGGCTCCCAATTCGGGAGCCCTCTTGAGCGATCAGGTTGTGGAAGCAGGTCTAAACTCCTGCCATTTGCTTTTTCTGCATGTCCGAGTTCCACTGCCAGCCGGGGTGGTTGACGTAGGAAAGTGCTTCCTTCACGTCGATACCTTTGCGGGCGGCAGCGATGTTGGCCGAACGATGTCGCTCCCAAGCCGCCTTCTCTCCCGCCATCGCCTTGTGCGGCTTGCGATGCGGCCAGCGATTGCCGACGAGCATGACGAAATAGCCTTCGATCCCGAAGTCGTTCTGGGTGCTCGGGATGCGGTAACGGCAGAAACCGGTGGGGCCGTTCTCCTCGTAGAAGTCGATCAGGGCTTGGATGCCCGAGAGGTCGGTGTCTGCCCGGCAATGCTTCCAGAAGGGCGTATCCAATGCCGTGTTCGCCTTGTAGTGCAGGCCCAGAAAGTCCCGGATGTCCGTCCAGGTTGCATGGGTAAGATCGTTGTAAAGCGTCCGGAAAGAATCGGTAGGCTCCAGTTCGCTGTGCAGCAGGAAGTCCACAAGGGTCTGGCAGTGTGAGCAGACGATCATCAGCGCGGTCGCTTCCAATGGTTCGACGAAGCCACCGGCATTCCCGATGGCTACGACGTTGTCGACCCACATGCGGCGGTAGCATCCGCTGCGGAATTTTACCACCCGCGGGGATTGCGGGGCTTTTGGATTTTTCCTCAGAAACTCTTCGGCGGCCTGATCGTCGCTGATCGCTTGCGAGGAGTAAACGTAGCCGCGATTGATGTGCCGCTCGTGCTCGATCTGCCAAGCCCAGCCCGCATCCATCTGCTCGGCGGTGGTGTAGGGTAGAATCGGCTCGTCCGTGCGCTCCCAACCGCCGATCACGGCGCGATCGCAGAAGAGGGTCTTGTCAAAGTTGATGAAGGGTTCCTCCAAGGTCTTCCCCAGCAACTCGCTGCGGAAGCCGCTGGAATCGATGAAGAAATCACCTTCCAGTTTTTGACCGTCTTCCAGATGGACCGCGGTGATGCCCTTCTCATTGCGTTCGGACCCGGTCACCCGGCCATCGATAAACTGGACGCCCGCCTCACGGGCCACGATCTCCAGCATGTCGACGAAAAGCTTGTTCTCAATGTGGAAGGCGTGCCAGGGCTGGATATCCGGGGCACCGTTCTGCTGCCTGCCGAAAGCCTTGCCCTCGCGCATCAGCGCGGAAGTCAGGTCGACATTGGAAAACTCGTCATCGCAGTAAAAGCCGTTCGGGCGCGGCAGATCGCCGAAGTGAACATCAAGCTGCGGAGCGAAGGTGTAATCGAAGCGGCCACGCTCACCCCAGAGGAAGCGAATGCCCAGCTTCCATGTCGGCTCCGCCAGCTCGTAGAAACGCTTCCGGGAGATTCCGAGGAAATCGAAAATGTGCCGCGGAAAATTCGGGGTGGTTCCTTCCCCGACGCCGATCACCCCGATATCCGGGCTGCGCACCACGCGCACGCGGAGTTGAGGAATCTTGCGCTTGATGGAAAGAGCGGCGATCAGGCCGGCGCTGCCAGCGCCGAGGACGATGACGTTTTGAATCATAGATGGGAGGCCAAGTGGGTTTTGAAACAGGATCAAGCTGCCAAACTTCCGGCCATTTGGCTAGAGGGGGAATTGTCAGCGACCTACGCAATACAACGGGCCACCCCTCGTCCGACAGCTTTCAGGGCAAGGCAGTCAGAATCTCCTCTACCGCCGACATGCGGCCGACTCCTTGGTATCCGCAAGCGAGGTCTCCTTCCGCCGGACCGATGAAAGTGCAGCCGTCTTCCAGCAGCTTGGCGACGTTCCGTTGCACCGCCGGATGCTGCCACATCTTCCCGTTCATGGCGGGCGCGATGACGACCCGCGTGCTGCGCGGCAGGGCGAGATAGATCGAAGCGAGGGGGTCCGGGGCCAAGCCATGGGCAAAGTTTCCGATCACATCGGCGCTGGCGGGGGCGACGAGAAAGAGATCGGCGCGATCTGCCAGTTCGATGTGCCCCGGCTTCCAGCTCTGCTTCTCATCCTCCAGCGTGACAAGCACCGGCTGGCGGGTGAGGACCTGCAAGGTGAGCGGGGTAATGAACTCGGTGGCCGCCTTGGTCATCACCGCGTGCACCTCGTGTCCGGCCTTCACAAGCTGGGAGGCGATATCCGCCGCCTTGTAAGCCGCGATCGAGCCGGTGATGCCGAGGACGATATTCATGCGCGATAGATACCCGCGGATCGCAAAGGTCCAAGCCGAAGTCGCGGATCATCGTCCGGGGATGACCGGTGCGCCCATAGCAGCCCGGGGATCGGGCACGGCCACCTCTCCTTCCGCCATTTCGTCCAGCAGCTCGCGTGCGAGAACCCGCACGTCTTCCTCTCCATCCTGCAATCCTCTGTCCAAGATCGGCTTACCCAGGTCGCCATGGGTGCTGGCGGTCATGAGGATCGCCTCCCGCACCATCGCATCCGGCTCGGTCTGCACCAGCAGGGAAAGAAGCTGGGTTGGGCCCGGCTCGGGATCCCCGTCCTCAAAATAAGAGAGGATCTCCACCCGCATGAACGGGTCCAACTCCACCCGGTAAGCGGACTTGATGAATTCCGTGCGGGGAGTGCCTTTCAGCGCGGCCGCTTTCTTGAGATACTCGGAGCGCTCCGTCGGCGTCCACTGCGGGTAAGCCGGATCGAAGTCCGGGCTCGCCGAAGCGGAAGCCGGAGGTGCGACGGCGGGCCGGGGCGATGACAAACCCGCTTCCGGCGCAGCCGACGGGGCCCCGGAGGGACGCCGCAAGGCGAGGAAACAGCCAACTCCCCCTATGACGAGAGCCAAAGCGATCAGCAGCAGGCGGGGCCGCGGTGATGACGATGGAGCCATAGGGAGGAGTCAGCCAGCCGATCCTAGAATCAGTTGAAAGTCCAAGTGAGACGCGTGTTCGCGGCATCCCAAACGAAGCTTGCCGAACCCACAGGTGTAGCCGCGCAGCCGGATTGGACACCGGGGTTGATCGTCAGTTGCCGGCGCGGCCCATACAGGGTTCCTGTCTCCGGATTCTGCAGATACATCTCGAGGAAGGCTTGGCCGCTGCCGCCCGCAGGTGCGTACCATCCCGCTTTCGCGGTAATATCGAAGTTTGCGGGCAGCACCTGGTCCTCCGCCGCTTGGGAGATCAAGCAGGTAACCTGCTCGAGCCCGCCGGTGCCGGTATCATCACCGGTCCAATCAAGGTAGTCGGAACTGGAACCGCAGGCGTAGCCGACCGACTCCCCGAGGAAAGTCGTGGAGGTATCCAAATCGGACTGATCCGCAGGCCAAGTGTAGAGGATCTTGAGTACGATGCCGTTTGCCAAAGTATGCGTGGGCTTCTCCAGCAACTCGTTCATTACCTCCGTGATGAGGGTCCACAGCGTGCTGGAATTCAGAAGCGCACCGCCGAGCCGGAGAAGATCCAGAATCTGGGCGATGAAGGCACCGTAGACATCAAGGTCACCGGTATCGATGGAACCGAAGACGCCGTTCGCCACGTCGGTGTGTGTCGCCGGGTCACCATATTTGACGGGGGAGTAGAAGCCGGTGATCGCCAATCCGAGGCCGATGATGGAAGCGAAGACGGTGGAGGGCTCAAAGGCCGCCATATTCTCGATGCCTCCGCCGACAATACTGGCAGAGATCGCGGCGAGCTTGGTGAGCAGCCAGCCGTAGTTACCCATGACGGCACCTTCGGCGGTGCCAAGCACGGTGGTGTTGACGGATCCGCGCGGGGCCGCGGTTGCCCCGAGAAGGGCGCTATAGTCAGCCTTGAAACGCATGCCGGCCCAAGTCTTGGAGTAGGCCTGCAACTTGCTGGCCGTTTCGAACCAGAAGGTGCCATGATCGGAGATATTCACGAAAGAGGAGTTCGCGAACTTCTGGCCGTTGAGCTTGCCCTTCACCTTTACCATGGCCAGGCCAGTGGTCTTGTTCAGGGTTGCGGAGACGGTGTTGCCCCCGGGAACCTTCATCGTGAACTTCGAACCGCCGGCAGCGACCTTGATTTCCACGGGTGCCGCGGAGTTGCTCCAGAAGCCGTAGAGCCGCTTGAACTTCCCGAGCTTGCCGTTCTTGTCGATCTTGTCTTCCGGGACCACGGCCACCTCGCCGGAGTCATGAAGGATGGCCATCGAATTCTTCGAGTAGACCTGGGCAGGAAGCATCACGAAGATCTTCTGCGGGACGATGGCGCGGGGATTCTTCGCAAGCGGCGCAGACGCGGTAGAGCGGCAGCCGCAGTCCGGCATCGCCGGCTTTACATGCGCGGACACCGATTGGATCTGCGCGATGTAAGGGAGGAAACTAACAATCAGGGTTAAGGCTGTCTGGCCAAGGCCAACAACCATCCGGGGGAGGGAGGTGTTCATAAACGGATCGGGAGGTTCCGGGGGAGGAGTCTCACAGCTATTCCCCACCGACCCTCAAGACAAGCCAAAACATAAATCACTTAGCTCAGACCTTCTTATCATTAATCCTTTGCGAGCTTGTCGAGTACCCCGATCACTCCTCCGTGGGCCCGATAAGATAGTAGGGATTGTCTTCGCGTAGCGTGATCCCGGCCGCATTGCCCACGACACGGGAAGGCATGCCATTGGGATCGAGGGCTGTGACCTTGAGATTCGCGGCATCCGTGCGCTTGAAGCTCACTTCACCCGCCAGCTTGCGGACGAGCCAAGGATCCGACCCGATGGCCGTGATCTTGAGACGACCGCCGCCGGCCGGTTCGGTGGTGAAGTTGCTGGCTTTCTCCTCGCTCATCACTTGCAGGAGAATGCGCGTGGAGCTGGCGAGCGGCTTGCCATCCAAGGAGACCGCTACGATCTGACCGAGCTCCATCGACGAACGGATCGAGAGATCCTTCAGGTCCAAGCTTCCCGCAGCTTCGAGATCGCCCACCGCTCCTTGAGCAGCGGGTGCATTCAATGTCAGCAGGCCTTTGCCATAGTCCAACTGCAGATCGCCGTTCGAGGACTTCACGAGTTTCTTGTCGCGATCAATCAGGCGGGAGAGATCGGCAAGCTTGGATGGGCCCGCTTGGCCGATGCGGACGGAAGTACGACCCGCATAGTGGATCAGCGGATCGATACCGTCTTCGCCCTTCGGGACTTGAGCGCCGGGAGCATCCACCTTGCGGAGTTCATCGAGGCTCGCGCCGGGGGCCAGCGGACTGCCTTTCAGTGCGAGGGCGTCCTCCAAGGTGAGCGGAATATCGGCTAGCACGTCCCCTTCCCTTACCAAGCCGAGGCGGAAGATCGCGGCGGCAGCCGGGAACTGGCCCATCTGGGTGGGCGACATGAGCGTCCACGGCTGCATGAAGTAGCCGGGCTTGACCGACCAGTCCTTTGAATCGAGCGCGAAGTGGACGATGCCATCGCTGCCTTGCAGGGCTCCGTACGCGGCGTAGAAAAGCGGGGCTTCGCCCCGGTAGCGGTTCGGGCGATTCCATGTGGTCTCCGAGATCATCGAGGGCTTGCCGTTGAACATCGGATCTGCGGAGGGATGCGAGAAATCGAGCGGCTTGCCGGGTTCCTCCGGTTCGAAGCGAAGGGCGCTGCGGTCGCGGTAGGTATGTCCATCGCGGATCGACCACTCGGCGGCATCGCCCTTATGCTGGCAGGAGAAGTAGCCGTGGCGGTCGATGAAGTCCCCGGGCATGTAGCTGTATTTCTCCAGCGGGCCGAGGATGTCGTTGTTCGCGGTGGTCCAGTTCGAGGCGGTGACGAGGCCCTTGAAGCCTTGGGCACGCAGCCACTTGGTGCTGTCCTCGTAAAAGCCGCGCTGCGTCTCCATCAGGAATGTGGCGGTATCCTGGTCGCGCAGCGTCTTGTCCGTGAAGATCTGATAGAGGGAACGGAAGCCGACGCGGTCCTTGGCATCGTGGGAATGATCGAGCTTCCAGACCGCCCGGGCTTTCTCGAGCGAGCCGTGCTTCCTCGCCGCCCAGGTGGCGAATTGCTTCTCCAGCTTCTGGAGCTGCGGCGCGGGGATATTCTTCTCATCGAAGGTCCAGAAGAAGAAGGAGTCCTCGTTGATGAGTTCGACTCCCATCAGGGCGGGTTCATCGGTGAGCTTCTTGCCGTCCGGACCGGGCTTCGTCAGCAGGGCTTCCATCCACCCGCGGTAGAGCTTCTGGAATTCGGGCTCGAAGTAGAGGAGAGCGAAAGGATGCTTGCTGCCGTCGTAGCCCTCGCGCCAGCCGGGGCCATTCTCCGGAGTGAGCCAGAGCGGGAAGTAAACCGAGAGGTGCGAGTAGATGCCCTCCTTCTTCATCGCCGCGACAATCTCGTGGATGTGGGCGACCTTGGCCGGGTCGAGTGTGCCGGTCTTGTTGTCGAAGACCGCACCGTGCAGGCGGACGAGGTTCACGCCGCGCTTGGCCAAGGTGCGGGCGCACTCGGCAAGGTCCTCGCCCTTGAGTTCGTGCGGCGGGCCATTCACGGCCCAGAAGCGGACTTTCTCGCCGGTGCCGCGATAGATGAAGTCGGGGCCTTTCACACCGATGCCGCCTTTCTCGCCGGCGAACTTTTCGTTCAGCGGGCGGAGGTTAAGAAGTGCGCCTTCGAAGCGGTCCTTGGCGGGTAGCCAAGGGACCCAGCCTTGGTTGGCCTTGGCGAGATTGTCCTTCTGCGCGGCGATCTCGGCGGGCTTCAGGATGCCCATCGGGGTGAAGTTCGAGGCGGCGGGTGCGAGGACGAAGCAATCGAGGCTGCCGTGGTTGGAGTTCTCGCTATCGAAGCGGAAGGAGAGGCGGTGCTTGCCCTTGGTCAGCTTGAGCGTGCCGGCGTGGGCCCAGGCGAGGAAGCGCAGGTCGGGCTTGTCGTTGCTGGCGATATTCACGTTGCCGCTCTGGCGCTTCTCCATGTCGATGGCTTGGGAGGCGGCGGCGTCAAGTTGGTAGGAGAGTTTGGCTTGGACGGGATTGGCGCGGACCCAGAGTTCGAAGTCGCCGGATTCGGCGATCTCGAGGTCGTAGCTGGCGGTGCCCGGGTATTCCTTCTCGAAATGGGAAAGGAAGTCGCCGCCGGAGAGTTCGTCCTTCTTGACCTCGCCGTGATACCAAGGGTGTTTGAGGACTTTCGACTCAGTGGCAGATTCGCCTTCGATCCAGAGGACCGGCTGCGCGGCCATGG
This is a stretch of genomic DNA from Luteolibacter rhizosphaerae. It encodes these proteins:
- a CDS encoding beta strand repeat-containing protein; translation: MRTPRYKTPTTRAALAATASHNSRWFAALVAGATVLSAPLALAVDNLWTGAVDNDWNKADNWSLNRVPTNANGAPEGDTFDDAVVNSLTNFPVIVADIAATPRDIIVGLNSGNTGRVDHRSGVAQNGGGNWSFVGRAGGTGTYNLADTSTTGGITTNFGTGSGSLTIGGRLYIGGNEVAEGGNGTLNINTTGSLSMGSDFAVGASNSVGVVNMDAGTLNTNAWSFIGKREAFDGGVGTLNLSGGTINHLGSRTFVGVGNATGSFNISGGTYNALNAGDGNTQFVVGSNNLAALNPSTLTMTGGTINAARLFTIGGTEGFGGDGNAAFINSGKGTATINGTNALLNVTGEFWVSQGAGSTGILNLSAGAITVDNWMAVGRNGGNGTVNMSGGSITKTGGGNFIVADNGTAIFNQTGGDITINNDFWVGQSGGGNGIHTISAGTLKMSSWLAVGRGGTGVLNIEGGTVTKDGGGGVSIGNFENANGTVNVSGGVFDVQTGDLFAGEGGNGSGTLTITGGEVIAPIVRVGTNNTVTGNLNLDGGTLRTGLISGAGAGNSSVDFNGTQIVATANAADFIAAFDSADVEAGGLKIETAGTTVGISQSLTDGGGGGGVVKTGTGRLDINSYNTYTGTTLVSEGTLGGNGVLIDSAVTVAAGADLRPGAPAGTLVAKSVTFSGASTLTIESGEAGAGSLEVTGNLNLANASLVFEGDFTARTYVIATYGTLTGTITPAPLLPAGYSISYNFEGNKIAISRPATAYDTFIEAAFPDANGDPAILAPTSDPDGDGTANSLEFALGGNPADPADGPKVFSLRADSGDTGTEPELLLTIAVRTGTPAFGGSPSPTATSGGVTYTVQGSTDLADFTTGVSVVSPVTTGLDPAPTGYEYRTFSLSGSNGLPSRGFLRVQVTP
- a CDS encoding tryptophan 7-halogenase; the protein is MIQNVIVLGAGSAGLIAALSIKRKIPQLRVRVVRSPDIGVIGVGEGTTPNFPRHIFDFLGISRKRFYELAEPTWKLGIRFLWGERGRFDYTFAPQLDVHFGDLPRPNGFYCDDEFSNVDLTSALMREGKAFGRQQNGAPDIQPWHAFHIENKLFVDMLEIVAREAGVQFIDGRVTGSERNEKGITAVHLEDGQKLEGDFFIDSSGFRSELLGKTLEEPFINFDKTLFCDRAVIGGWERTDEPILPYTTAEQMDAGWAWQIEHERHINRGYVYSSQAISDDQAAEEFLRKNPKAPQSPRVVKFRSGCYRRMWVDNVVAIGNAGGFVEPLEATALMIVCSHCQTLVDFLLHSELEPTDSFRTLYNDLTHATWTDIRDFLGLHYKANTALDTPFWKHCRADTDLSGIQALIDFYEENGPTGFCRYRIPSTQNDFGIEGYFVMLVGNRWPHRKPHKAMAGEKAAWERHRSANIAAARKGIDVKEALSYVNHPGWQWNSDMQKKQMAGV
- a CDS encoding flavoprotein codes for the protein MNIVLGITGSIAAYKAADIASQLVKAGHEVHAVMTKAATEFITPLTLQVLTRQPVLVTLEDEKQSWKPGHIELADRADLFLVAPASADVIGNFAHGLAPDPLASIYLALPRSTRVVIAPAMNGKMWQHPAVQRNVAKLLEDGCTFIGPAEGDLACGYQGVGRMSAVEEILTALP